One Nicotiana sylvestris chromosome 12, ASM39365v2, whole genome shotgun sequence genomic window carries:
- the LOC138883803 gene encoding uncharacterized protein, which produces MVVNPKGGNNTGHAMTMTTRSGKGREATTSNQRRIVDDDVLVQEDATLSNVVQTNEEVRIDINENVEETQEEVNPSRERVIDMPEPLVPKSKVPMPRPPPPYPQRLEKKNSENQFKKFIDMMKSLSINVPLVEALEQMLGYIKVERVDKHYITLKGRNLRKMPAKRKYTRRASVTSQGATTNAAQEEDTSAQEVAPSSVPSVSDMDHATDTKAAELAAYQLKDVANTWYETWEESRGEDADPATWKEFADTFLEHFLPIEVLEAKALEFERLRQNDMSVNEYYLKFVSLAKNAPEMVRDMRARVRRFVLGISDDLFADANITAQNNDMAITKMVTFVKGNEDRLKEEERLRREKEREFSKRAKSVGNFNHGGLKQKGHFLRDCPSAKQNNGGNVAQSTNSVAHNNSQAQQGHGAAKSNTAGGGRNRLYALADCQDTEARGDVVIGMLTIFTFDVYALIDPGSTLSYVTPYIANKFGIEPEKLCEPFEVSTPVGESIIARCIYRGCPVKVHHRLTVADLVELEMLDFDVIMGMDCLAHVEANKRTMIKEIHRLANLGVRLLDSEDGGVVLQNKAESSLVDEVKEKQFSDPYLLQLNEGIHKHKTMAFEQRGDDGSTKMYHDLKEVYWWNDMKKSIADFVARCPNCQQVKVEHQSPSGLTQNIEIPIWKWEMINMDFITVKTTDSAEDYAKLYIKEIVRLHGAPLSIISDRGAQFTANFWKSFQKGLGIRVNLSTTFHPQTDGQAKRTIQTLEDMLRACVIDFKGNWDDHLPLIEFD; this is translated from the exons ATGGTGGTGAACCCTAAGGGTGGGAATAACACAGGACATGCTATGACCAtgactacaagaagtggaaaaggTAGGGAGGCAaccacctcaaatcaaagaagaattgtggatgatgatgtgttggtacaaGAAGATGCGACTCTAAGTAATGTGGTTCAAACTAatgaagaagtgagaattgaCATTAATGAAAATGTGGAGGAGACACAAGAagaagtgaacccgtctagggaacgcGTAATTGATATGCCGGAACCGCTAGTGCCAAAGTCTAAGGTACCAATGCCAAGGCCTCCCCctccatatcctcaaaggcttgaaaagaaaaatagcgagaaccaattcaaaaagtttattgatatgatgaagagtttgtctaTCAATGTACCATTGGTTGAGGCTTTAGAGCAAATGTTAGGCTat attaaagttgaaagggttgacaaaCATTATATTACGCTCAAGGGCAGGAATttaag AAAAATGCCTGCTAAAAGAAAGTACACCAGGAGGGCCTCTGTTACTAGCCAGGGGGCCACAACTAATGCTGCTCAAGAGGAGGACACTTCGGCCCAGGAGGTTGCACCGAGCTCAGTGCCCAGTGTTTCAGACATGGAT CATGCTACAGACACTAAGGCAGCAGAGCTTGCTGCGTACCAGCTAAAGGATGTTGCCAACACTTGGTATGAAACATGGGAAGAGTCCCGAGGGGAGGATGCGGATCCTGCGACTTGGAAGGAGTTTGCAGATACGTTCCTTGAGCACTTTCTACCCATTGAGGTCTTGGAAGCTAAGGCTTTGGAGTTTGAGAGACTCAGACAGAATGATATGAGTGTGAATGAGTACTACCTCAAGTTCGTCTCTCTGGCCAAGAATGCTCCGGAAATGGTACGTGATATGAGGGCCAGAGTTAGGCGGTTTGTGTTGGGGATTTCAGATGATTTGTTTGCTGATGCTAATATAACTGCTCAGAATAATGACATGGCCATCACTAAGATGGTTACCTTTGTTAAAGGGAACGAAGACAGGTTGAAGGAAGAAGAACGTCTACGGAGAGAGAAGGAGAGGGAATTCAGCAAGAGAGCTAAGTCTGTAGGAAATTTCAACCATGGGGGACTCAAGCAGAAG GGCCACTTCTTGAGGGATTGTCCATCGGCAAAGCAGAACAATGGAGGAAATGTAGCTCAGTCCACTAATTCAGTAGCCCATAATAACTCTCAGGCCCAACAAGGGCACGGTGCAGCAAAGTCTAATACTGCAGGCGGTGGACGAAACCGCTTGTATGCACTGGCAGACTGTCAGGATACAGAGGCTCGTGGAGATGTTGTCATAGGTATGCTAACAATATTCACTTTTGATGTCTATGCTCTTATAGATCCGGGATCCACCCTATCTTATGTAACCCCATATATTGCAAACAaatttgggatagaaccagaAAAGTTGTGTGAACCCTTTGAAGTGTCCACTCCAGTTGGAGAATCAATTATAGCAAGGTGTATCTATAGGGGATGTCCAGTCAAAGTGCATCATCGTCTTACTGTAGCAGACTTAGTAGAATTGGAGATGTTAGACTTCGATGTAAtcatgggcatggattg CTTAGCTCACGTTGAGGCAAACAAGCGAACTATGATCAAGGAAATCCACCGCTTAGCAAATCTAGGAGTTCGACTTTTAGACTCCGAAGATGGTGGTGTTGTTCTCCAGAACAAGGCTGAATCCTCCTTAGTAGACGAAGTAAAAGAAAAACAGTTCAGTGATCCCTACTTATTGCAGCTGAATGAAGGAATTCACAAACACAAAACTATGGCTTTTGAACAaaggggagatgatg gttccactaagatgtatcacgatcttaaggaggtttattggtggaacgatatgaaaaAGAGTATAGCAGATTTCGTGGCTAGGTGTCcaaattgccagcaggtgaaagTCGAACACCAGAGTCCTAGCGGTTTAACTCAGAATATAGAAATTCCCatttggaaatgggagatgataaaCATGGACTTCATAACAG TGAAGACTACAGATTCGGCCGAGGATTATGCCAAGTTGTATATTAAAGAAATTGTCCGATTGCATGGGGCTCCTTTGTCCATTATCTCAGATCGTGGTGCTCAGTTCACAGCAAACTTTTGGAAATCCTTTCAGAAGGGATTGGGCATAAGGGTAAACCTCAGCActacttttcatcctcagacagatggACAAGCAAAACGTACCATTCAAACTCTGGAGGATATGTTGAGGGCgtgtgttattgattttaaagGTAATTGGGACGATCATCTACCTCTCATTgagtttgattaa
- the LOC138883802 gene encoding uncharacterized protein — translation MALYKALYGRRYRSPIGWFKVRETELLGPYLVYQAMEKVNLIQRHLKTAQSCQKSYSDVRHRDLEFQVDDWVFLKVSPMKGVMRFGKKGKLSPCYIGPYRILQRIRQMAYELELPQELAAVHPVFHVSMLKKFMGDPSLVVPTEIIGVKDNLFYKEIPVAILDRQICKLRTKKIASVKVLWRNQKVEEATLEADEDMKSRYPHLFEEQKENVEVSSYPHHTRLMSIDSRSCSQDHHSRTNDSKGEIM, via the exons ATGGCACTGTACAAAGCTCTGTATGGACGAAGGTAtagatcaccaattggttggttcaaAGTCAGAGAAACGGAATTGTTAGGACCCTATTTGGTCTatcaggctatggagaaagtcaacTTGATACAAAGGCATTTGAAGACGGCTCAAAGttgccaaaagtcctattcggatGTGCGACATAgagacttagagttccaagttgatgactgggtgtttctgaaagtatcgcccatgaaaggcgttatgagatttgggaagaaggggaaactTAGTCCCTGCTACATTGGTCCATATAGAATCCTGCAAAGGATCAGACAGatggcttatgagttagaattgccacaaGAACTAGCTGCTgtacacccagtgtttcatgtgtccatgttgaagAAATTCATGGGAGACCCGTCACTTGTGGTTCCTACGGAGATTATAGGGGTTAAAGACAATCTGTTTTATAAGGAAATTCCAGTGGCTATTCTTGATCGACAAATCTGCAAGCTCAGAACTAAGAAAattgcttcagtaaaagtgcTTTGGAGGAACCAAAAGGTTGAAGAGGCTACATTGGAAGCCGATGAGGACATGAAGTCCAGATATCCCCACCTCTTTGAAGAGCAAAAAGAAAATGTAGAAG TATCCTCATATCCCCATCACACCCGTTTAATGTCCATAGATAGTCGTAGTTGCAGCCAGGACCATCATTCAAGGACAAATGAttccaagggggagataatgtaa